A single region of the Triticum dicoccoides isolate Atlit2015 ecotype Zavitan chromosome 2B, WEW_v2.0, whole genome shotgun sequence genome encodes:
- the LOC119362973 gene encoding F-box only protein 13-like, with amino-acid sequence MMELHFTSLGLNHHIPCRGGRILRQKIGKPSVGRAALGTNQTAPICRRLRRQEQSTGSARATLTPPPPRPAPTPTRAPSALLPTPHFTFPKCIFLFRFACQREQKEPPLPPPPPPSPPHEPSFPPLPPPLCSSTHSGARYKAGDLTRTASASFFHPLPPFFSSVRSKILELADMAAAVAASGGRKRKCEELSAPELGQLHEDMLERVLARLPPSSFFRLRGVCRRWREAAGSPAFLAACARVPARDPWFLMLSDQQEEQRPPCPAVAFDAAEKTWARCRGAPGPVPVAAAGGLVLYRAPETGALTVANPLSGVSRALPPPPPAATDALYAVAMYGSPYRVVLILGELPRLSMTVFDSSKNAWENAVPLSRKTEASPADAQAPHDDDDIDEDMDGDGDGAVYYLSKSGDVMVSSTQRSASRQYSSAVTCRSDGGEAVAYFLSHSGAVVACDLARRVFTELPRILPVHFEYSIDVVACDGRAYVVVLSEYLDTATLRLWEFSDGAWRHVAAMPPAMSHAFYGKKADVNCVGHGGRVMVCVSSGDADANGCFMCDVGSNAWEELPRCAGGDGEAMDFVAAFSFEPRMEVAV; translated from the coding sequence ATGATGGAGTTGCATTTTACAAGtttgggactaaatcatcacattccATGCAGAGGCGGCAGAATTCTCCGCCAAAAAATTGGCAAGCCCTCAGTTGGCAGGGCAGCCCTGGGCACTAACCAAACAGCCCCTATATGCCGACGACTACGACGGCAGGAGCAGAGCACAGGCAGTGCACGCGCCACGCTcaccccaccaccaccacgacCGGCGCCCACGCCCACACGCGCACCCAGCGCCCTCCTCCCCACACCTCACTTCACCTTCCCAAAGTGCATCTTTCTCTTTCGCTTTGCATGTCAACGCGAACAAAAAGAGCCTCCTCTTCCACCTCCACCACCACCGTCTCCTCCGCACGAACCTTCCTTCCCACCACTACCACCACCTCTCTGCTCTTCCACTCACTCGGGCGCCAGATATAAAGCCGGCGACCTCACTCGCACCGCTAGTGCCAGCTTCTTCCACCCCCTCCCTCCGTTTTTCTCCTCTGTTCGCTCCAAGATCTTGGAGCTAGCGGACATGGCGGCGGCAGTGGCTGCGAGCGGCGGCAGGAAGCGCAAGTGCGAAGAGCTGTCTGCGCCTGAGCTTGGGCAGCTCCACGAGGACATGCTCGAGCGCGTCCTCGCGCGCCTCCCGCCCTCCAGCTTCTTCCGCCtccgcggcgtgtgccggcgctggCGCGAGGCCGCGGGGTCGCCTGCCTTCCTCGCCGCCTGCGCGCGCGTCCCCGCCCGGGACCCGTGGTTCCTCATGCTGTCCGACCAACAGGAGGAGCAGCGCCCTCCCTGCCCCGCCGTCGCGTTCGACGCCGCCGAGAAGACCTGGGCGCGGTGCCGTGGCGCCCCTGGCCCCGTGCCGGTGGCCGCGGCGGGCGGGCTCGTGCTCTACCGCGCACCTGAAACCGGCGCGCTCACCGTGGCCAACCCGCTCAGCGGCGTCTCCCGGGCGctcccgccgccgcctccggccgcaaCAGACGCGCTCTACGCCGTGGCCATGTACGGATCACCCTACCGCGTGGTCCTCATCCTGGGCGAGCTTCCGCGCCTGTCCATGACGGTGTTCGACTCCTCCAAGAACGCGTGGGAGAACGCCGTGCCTCTGTCGCGGAAGACAGAGGCCTCGCCCGCGGATGCGCAAGCGCCGCACGACGACGACGACATTGACGAGGAcatggacggcgacggcgacggcgcggtCTATTACCTCAGCAAGTCCGGCGACGTGATGGTGTCCAGCACGCAGCGCAGCGCGTCGAGGCAGTACTCGTCGGCTGTGACGTGCCGCAGCGATGGCGGCGAGGCCGTGGCCTACTTCCTGAGCCACTCGGGCGCGGTCGTGGCGTGCGACCTGGCGCGCCGCGTTTTCACCGAGCTCCCGCGTATCCTGCCGGTGCACTTCGAGTACTCGATCGACGTGGTGGCGTGCGACGGCCGGGCCTACGTGGTGGTCCTCTCGGAGTACCTGGACACGGCGACCCTGCGCCTCTGGGAGTTCTCGGACGGCGCGTGGCGGCATGTGGCTGCGATGCCCCCGGCCATGTCGCACGCCTTCTACGGCAAGAAGGCCGACGTGAACTGCGTGGGGCACGGCGGGCGCGTGATGGTGTGCGTCAGCTCCGGCGACGCGGACGCCAACGGGTGCTTCATGTGCGACGTGGGGAGCAACGCGTGGGAGGAGCTGCCGCGGTgcgccggcggcgacggcgaggccatggacttcgtggccGCCTTCTCCTTCGAGCCGAGAATGGAGGTCGCCGTCTGA